GGTTATGGAAGCCTCTGATACCGCGAATCAGGGGGGCGAGCAGGTTTCTAAAGCCGTTAATACCATGCACGGCATCGCACAGAGTTCCCATCGTATTGCTGAAATCACCTCAATGATTAACAGCATCGCGTTCCAGACTAACATCCTCGCGCTCAATGCAGCAGTAGAGGCGGCGCGAGCCGGTGAACAAGGCCGTGGTTTTGCCGTCGTCGCCAGTGAGGTACGCAATCTGGCACAGCGCAGCGCGCAGGCCGCCAAAGAGATCGATACGCTCATTGCCGAGTCGGTTTCACAGATTAATAACGGGGCGGCGCTCGTTAACAGCGCAGGGAAAACGATGGAAGGGATTGTGCAGTCCGTGACGCAGGTCCACGACATCATGAAAGACATCACTACCGCCTCAGACGAGCAACATCGCGGTATTTCTCAGGTCGGTCAGGCAATCATAGAAATGGATCAGAACACGCAGCAAAATACTGTGCTGGTCGAGCAATCCTCTTCTGCCGCTCACTCACTGGAGCAACAGGTGATCGTACTTTCTGATGCCGTTTCTGTCTTCCGGCTTTTACAGCCTTCACAGCAAGACATTCGCAGGTTGGCAAACTCCGCGGCGTAACCCCAACGACAGAGAGGTGCCTTATGGCACCTCTCTGCTATCAGTGACTACTCTACTCAACTCACACGCGCTGGCGAACGGCTTCAAACAAACATACGCCAGTGGCAACAGACACGTTCAGCGAAGACACGCTGCCCGCCATCGGAATACTGATCAGCTCATCGCAGTGCTCACGGGTCAGACGACGCATCCCTTCCCCTTCCGCGCCCATCACCAGCGCCAACGGTCCGGTCAGCTTGCTTTGGTACAGTGTATGATCCGCTTCACCCGCGGTGCCAACGATCCAGATATTGCGCTCTTGCAGCAGGCGCATGGTACGCGCCAGATTGGTCACGCTGATGACTGGCACGGTTTCTGCCGCACCACAGGCTACCTTCTTCACGGTCGCATTCAACTGCGCCGAGCGGTCACGGGGCACAATCACCGCATGCACACCAGCGCCATCGGCATTACGCAGGCACGCTCCCAGATTGTGCGGATCGGTCACACCGTCCAATATCAGCAGGAAAGGGGTTTCCAGATTGTCTAACATCGCAGGCAGATCGTTTTCCTGATACTTCCGCCCTTCTTTGACCTTCGCTACGATCCCCTGATGCACGGCATCTTCAGCCTGCTTATCCAGCCACTGCCGATTCGCCACTTGAATGACGATGCCCTGCGCTTCCAGCTCGGCAATCACCGACTGGAGGCGACGATCGTCGCGCCCTTTCAGAACAAAGACTTCCAGAAAACGCTGTGGGTCGCGCTCAAGCAGTGCCTTAACCGCATGAATACCGTAAATAATTTCGCTCATTGATACTCTTCAAATTGTGTAAAGCGAGATAACATTCGTCTTGCGGGTTGTAGAGACCGAAGCCTCTACAACGTCAAGCCGTTCGTTATTCCTCAGATTTCTTTTTTGCGCGTTTAGCCTTGGTCGCAGCGGCAATTTTACGCGTTTTCTCTGCGTTCTTTTTCGTTTTATCGCGGTTCTTTTTCGGTTTGGCTTTTGGCTTATCCGAGTTCGCGTTGCGATCGCCTTCTTTGCGGAATGCCGCATCCGGCTCAAAGTTTGCTGGCGATTTGCTGGCGCTGCGACGACGTCGAGCTGGCTTGGCCTCACGCGACTCCGGTTTTTTCGTCCGGTCACGCGCGGTTTTACCTTCGCCACGAACCTTGCGCGTACTGGAAATCAACGCGAAATCAATGTTGCGCTCATCCATATGCACCGCTTCAACGCGGATTTCCACTTCATCCCCCAGACGATAAACCTGTCCGCGTGATTCGCCGATCAACCGTTGACCAATATTATCGTAGCGGTAGTAGTCATTATCCAACGTGGAAACATGCACCAACCCATCGATAAACAGATCTTTCAGGCGCACGAAGAAGCCAAAGCCGGTCACGCTGGCGATAATCCCCGTAAAGACTTCACCCACGTGATCCTGCATAAAGTCGCACTTCAGCCAGTCTGCGACGTCACGTGTGGCTTCATCCGCACGGCGCTCCGTCATCGAACAGTGCATGCCCAACTGTAGCATCTCGTTAATATCGCTATGCCAACCGCCCGTTGACGTCCAGCGCTCATGGCGATCGCTCAACAGATACTTAATCGCACGGTGCAGCGACAGGTCAGGATAACGACGAATTGGCGACGTAAAGTGGCCGTAAGACGTCAAGGCCAGCCCGAAGTGACCGCGGTTTTCCGGGTCATAAACCGCCTGCTTCATCGAACGCAGCAACATGGTTTGCAGCATTTCCCGATCGGGACGTTCCGCCACCTCGTTCATCAATTCCGCGTAATCTTTCGGCTGTGGCTTCATTCCGCCTTTCAGCGTCAGCCCCAGCTCGCCCAGTACACTGCGCAGGGCTAATACATGGTCTTCACTCGGCTGATCGTGCACGCGGAACAGCGCAGGCTCTTCGTTCTTCTCCACAAATCTCGCAGCGGAGATATTCGCCAAAATCATGCACTCTTCGATCAGCTTGTGCGCGTCATTACGCACTACGGCTTCCACACGGTCGATACGGCGCTCGGCGTTGAAAATAAACTTCGCTTCTTCGGTCTCAAACGCGATGCCACCACGCACTTCACGCGCGTGTTCCAGCGCCTTATACATGTGGTGCAGTTCTTCCAGCCCGCCGACCAAAGGTTTGTAATGCTCACGCAGCTCGGCATCACCTTGCAGAATATTCCACACTTTGGTGTAGGTCAGACGGGCATGTGAACTCATCACCGCTTCATAAAACTTGTAAGACGACAGCTTACCCTGTGCCGACACGGTCATTTCACAGACCATACACAGGCGGTCGACCTGCGGATTAAGCGAACAGAGTCCGTTTGACAGTACTTCCGGCAGCATCGGTACGACCTGCGACGGGAAGTACACCGACGTACCACGCGCCCGCGCTTCATGATCGAGAGCCGTATTCGGCCGAACGTAATAGCTCACGTCCGCAATCGCGACCCACAAGCGCCAACCGCCGCCACGTTTCGGTTCACAGTACACCGCGTCATCAAAATCACGGGCATCTTCGCCGTCAATCGTGACCAGCGGCAGCTTACGCAGATCCACACGGCCTTTTTTCGCGGCTTCCGGCACCTCTTCGGAAAGATCCTTCACCTGCTCTTCGACTTTAGGCGGCCAGGTGTGCGGAATATCATGGGTACGCAGGGCAATATCCACCGCCAGACCTGTGCCCATGTTGTCGCCGAGGATCTCGACGATCTTACCGACCGCTTTCGTGCGGCGCGTGGCGCGTTGCGTGAGTTCAACCACGACCACGAAGCCCATGCGAGCGCCGTTAATTTCTTCTTTCGGGATCAGAATATCGAAGCTCAGACGGCTATCATCCGGTACGACGAACCCAACACCGGCATCGACAAAATAGCGGCCGACAATCTGCCCGGTACGCGGTTCCAGCACGCGCACAATGCGTCCTTCACGACGTCCTTTACGATCCGCACCCAGCGGCTGTGCCAGCACCACATCACCGTGAATCGCTCGTTTCATCTCTTCAGCAGACAGGTAAAGATCGTCTTTGCGGCCTTCCACACGCAGGAAGCCGAAACCATCGCGGTGACCAATGACCGTACCGCGCAGCAAATCGAGCTTTTCCGGCAACGCATAGCACTGACGGCGGGTAAAAATAAGCTGACCATCACGCTCCATTGCACGCAGGCGGCGGCGCAGCGCTTCGAGGGGTTCTTCTCCGGTTAATTGCAGGTCGGCGGCTAATTCTTCCCGGCTGATCGGGGTATCGCGCTTGGCGATGTGCGCCAAAATATATTCACGGCTAGGGATAGGGGATTCGTATTTTTCTGCTTCGCGTTCCAGGAATGGATCTTGTGACATTGCGGTTCCTCCGTTGTCATCAGCAGGAGGCTGAACAAAATTCATTCAACCAACAATAATTTATAAAGCGGCGGGTTTTCTTTGACCATATCAGCCAGCGTGTATTGATCCAGCTCATGCAGAAAATTTTGTACCGCCTGTTGAAGCACCTGCTTCAAGCGACAGGCTGGCGTAATGTGGCAAAAATCATGGTTACAGTTAACCAGCGTGAGCGGCTCCAGTTCGCGCACCACATCGCCAATCCGAATGGTTTCTGCCGGTTTCCCAAGACGAATACCGCCATTTTTACCGCGCACGGCCATCACCAACCCAGCACGGCTAAGTTGATTGATAATTTTGACCATATGATTACGAGATACGCCATACACTTCCGTTACCTCCGAAATGCTGGTCATTTTCCCACTCGGCAGTGACGCCATATAAATCAGCGCCCGCAAACCATAATCCGTGAAACTTGTTAACTGCACATAAACCTCGGATACCTCTGGGTATCATTGACAGGCGTATGGGGTACGCCCCTGAAAAAACAATGCTATTGACAGATAATAAACCAGGCACAAACACTACGGCTAATTATTTATACCCTTTGGGTTACAAGAGATTGGTCAGTGGGACTCTGCTTACCAAACCTTTTACATCTGCCATATCTTTTTAATTTTATCTCACCGCAACACAGATAACGTATTCTCTTTTGTTAAACACACCACATCCAACGATAAATGGGCTATTACCCACGAAGGCGGCGTAAGGAAAAGGACACCATGAGGTTGAAAAATATTTCTATTCGTACCGGCTTATTAACATTATTGCTGTTAACGACTTTGTTGCTGCTTATCGTCAGCAGCATGGGCGTGGTTGCTATCAAGCAAGACAGGGAAACGCTGACAGCACAAAACCAGATTCAGGGCATTGAACTGGGCAACCTGATGAATGGATACAACCAAACGCTCAGCGCCCGAGCCTCAGCAACGCTCGCCGTCAGGAAAATCGAAATCGGGCTGCTGAACGACGGAGCGAAAGAAACCGGACTCGTAGAAAAACATCTCAACCAGTCACAGAAAGATATTGAACGCGCCATCAAATCGGTCGATGCCGATCCAAAGCGGCAGGCACTGGCACAGGAGGTGTTAAAAACCTATCAAGCCTATTTCCAGCAGGGTATGGCTCCGATGCTGAGCGCGCTGCAAAAACAGTATACCGACGAATATTATGACGTACTGGAAAAACAGCTCGGCCCGCTGAGCGAGGCCTTTGATTTATCGATCCAAAACTTCCGTCAGTATGCCCAACAGCTTTCCGAACAAGGCTTGGCGCAGTCTGAGCGTAATGAACACATGATGCTGTTGCTGATTGCCGTTGCCAGCCTGTTATCCATCACACTCGTCGCATTAGCCTGGATCGCATTGCGACACATGCTACTCAAACCGCTGGATTACGCCATTGAGCAGCTAGAGTTGGTTGCTACTGGTAATTTGACGCGCCGCCTGATTCAGGGAGGAAACAACGAACTGGGTCGACTCAACGATGCCATCGGCCGCATGCAGAGCGCGTTGCTGGAATCCGTTAGTCAGGTACGCGATGCCAGCACGCAAATCGATTTAGGCAGCCGCGAATTGTTTGAAGAAAACGCCCAGCTTTCCCAGCGTACCGAAGAGTCCGTTGCCGCATTGGAACAAACGGCAGCCAGTATGGAGCAATTGAGCGCCACGGTGAAGCTCAATGCCGATCACGCCGAGCTTGCACATCAACTCGCCAATAACGTCTCGAACACCAGCAGTCGCAGCAACGAGTCGGTCTGTTATGTTATTGAAAAAATGCAGGAGATCGCCACCAGCGCCAAACGAATCAATGACATCCTCAGCGTCATCGACGGTATCGCGTTCCAAACCAACATTCTGGCGCTAAACGCTTCCGTCGAATCCGCCCGCGCAGGCGAACAAGGCAGAGGCTTTGCCGTCGTCGCCGGAGAAGTGCGTAATTTGGCGCAGCACAGCGCACAAGCAGCGAAAGAAATCCGTTCACTGATTATAGATTCACAAACTCGCGTGTCCGAGGGGCTTGAATTAGCCTCTAAAGCAGGCGAAACCATGGATGAAGTGACCGACGAAATCATCCGTATTACGCAACTGATGCGAGATATTTCTACCGCTACGCAAGAGCAGCATCGCGGTATCGAACAGGTTAATGTCGCCTTTACGCAGATAGACAAAGTGGCTCAGCACAACGCGCAGCTCGTTAAAGCTTCATCCGCCACCACGCAGTCGTTGGAACAGCAATCTCAACAGCTCATGCGGTCTATGGCGTTGTTTCAAGTAGAACCTCGCCTTTCCTAATCGACAGGTGTACATCACTCGTGGTCAGCTTCACGTTGACCACGGGCATGATAAAAAGAGTCACGGCGCTCTACCGACCCATACAGCACCGAATAAATAATGAGAAAAGTCAGGAACCGGCTTTCTCCTTAACGCACAGGCTTCATACATATACTTTCCGATAATTTGAGTATTATTTTTTTGCCGCTATTCTCTGTTTTTGCACATAAGCGTATAAATAGGGTTTAAGCGTAAAAATGACCAGAACAACTACGTCAATACATTGAATAAAAGGCAACGAAATAAACGCCTTATTAGTGATCGTCGTCATACATTTCAGGTCATTAATTACATACCAATATAATATTTATTAATTTAATTAATAGCAGGCTACTTTATTGATTCGCCCATTGCTTTTCGCGTAAAAAAAAGGGGCTGCCGATAACATCGCAGACGGCATTGTGATAAACGAATGCCTCTGGCAACAGCGAACCAAGGGTAAAGACAGAAAGAACATAGGCAAATATAAACATGAATAATCAGTCAGTTGATGTTGATTTGATTACCAGGTTTGACAATGAAGCCAAACTGCACGCGCTCAATTCCGTTTATGCCATCGCCGAGTTTGATCTGGCAGGGAAACTGATTGAAGCCAATCCTCTTTTTTGCAAAATACTGGGCTATAAAAAAGAAGATATTATTCAGAAAAATCACACGTTCTTTCTGCCAGAAGGATTACACCAAAAAAACGATCATTTCTGGCGCGATGTGGTGAAAGGAAATATCAACGCAGGCGAATTCCAGCGCAAAACACAAAAAGGAGACATTATTTGGCTCCATGCTGCTTATACGCCCATTATCGATGACAAAGGCCGACGTATCGGCATCATAAAACTGGCAACGGATATTACGCAGGAAAAACTTCTCGTGTCAGAACATCGCGCACGACTGGATGCGATTGAGAACGCGCAAGGCGTCATCGAGTTTGATAAAGACGGCTATATTACCCACATCAATAAACATTATCTGGTACTGACAGGCTATGAAGAAAAAGAAATACTCGGTCAGCACCACAGACTACTCTGCAATCCCAGTGATACCGAACAGGCAGACTATCAAACGTTTTGGGAAACCTTACATCGCGGCCACCCCATTAGCGGACGCTTCCACCGGCTGGGCAAAGACAGCCATTCGTACTGGATACAAGCGACCTACAGCCCAATCATGGATAGTGACGGCAATGTGCGAAAAATCATTAAATACGCTCACAACATCACGCAGAGCGTCGAAACTGAAAAGAAAGCTCATCAGCAGGGGATCATTCTCGATATCCTGCTGTCAGTCCATGACAGCTTTCTGCTCGACCATAATTTGCCTTCCGCCTGCGATAAAGTCTTTGAACGCCTGCTTGACGTGACCAACAGCAGCTTCGGTTTTATCGCCACGTTGCAGGAAGATGAAGACGGAGAGTCGCTATACATTCCCGCGATATCCAATCTTGCCTGGGATGAAGAAACCCTGACCTGGTACAGGCTCCAGCGCAGAACCCACGGCGGCCTAAGGCTCCGTAAACTGGATAATCTGTTTGGTCACGTCGTTACCCACAATACCGTGGTGTGCACCAATAACCTGCTGAGACAAAAGGCTGGCCGGGACCTTCCCCCTATCCATCCTGCACTGTATTCCTTGCTCGGCATTCCTATCACCCACAATGGCAAAGCGATCGGCATGATCGCGCTAGCTAACCGTCGGGAAGGCTACGATCAAACGATGATCGAGCTACTGGCTCCGCTGGTAAAAACGCTCGGTATTATTATTCACGCCCGTTCACTGGAAGATGAACGCACACAGATAGAAGCCTCCCTGCGCTTTAACGCGGGGCATGATTTTCTTACCGGCTTGCCAAATCGCAGCAGCTTCTTCGAACAAGCCAACGCCTTTTTTCTGCACAAGCAGCAAGACCAGCAGACAGATAAAAGCTGTCTGGCGATTATTGATATCGATTTCTTCAAAAATATTAATGACAAATATGGCCATCTGGCTGGCGATGCCGTCCTCAAAGAGCTGGCAATGTTGATGCGTATGTCATTACGCCAGGAAGATCTGGTCGCTAGGCTTGGGGGCGAGGAGTTCATCATCCTGTTAAAAGATGTCTCCTATCAAACGGCGATGATGACGATTGAGCGTATTCGTAAATCGATTGAGCAACATACGCTGGAATACGATCGCCAGAGCCTGCATTTTACGATTAGCGCAGGGATTACCGCCTACCAACCTGAACTTGCCTCCGTTGAGGAGTGGATTCAGCTAGCCGATGAAAACCTTTACTCCGCTAAACGGCAAGGGCGCAACTGTGTGAAATAAGCCCGTCCCGACAGCGCTGCTGATAGCTTTGTTCGAACGTTTGCATTCCCACAGCCGTTCCCGTCTGAATCAAGCCGGGAAGCTGGTGCGTTTTCCCTTCACGAATCAAGTTGCTGACTGCCGCTGTCACCGTCAGCACTTCATAAAGCGCGATTCGGCCACCGTGTGCTGCGGGCAACAACTTTTGCGTCACGACGGCCTGCAAACAGGTAGCTAACTGGCTGCGAACATACGCTTTCTCTTCACTGGGGAAAACATCAATGAGCCGATCAACGGCCTGCGATGCCCTG
The window above is part of the Pectobacterium araliae genome. Proteins encoded here:
- a CDS encoding methyl-accepting chemotaxis protein, giving the protein MRLKNISIRTGLLTLLLLTTLLLLIVSSMGVVAIKQDRETLTAQNQIQGIELGNLMNGYNQTLSARASATLAVRKIEIGLLNDGAKETGLVEKHLNQSQKDIERAIKSVDADPKRQALAQEVLKTYQAYFQQGMAPMLSALQKQYTDEYYDVLEKQLGPLSEAFDLSIQNFRQYAQQLSEQGLAQSERNEHMMLLLIAVASLLSITLVALAWIALRHMLLKPLDYAIEQLELVATGNLTRRLIQGGNNELGRLNDAIGRMQSALLESVSQVRDASTQIDLGSRELFEENAQLSQRTEESVAALEQTAASMEQLSATVKLNADHAELAHQLANNVSNTSSRSNESVCYVIEKMQEIATSAKRINDILSVIDGIAFQTNILALNASVESARAGEQGRGFAVVAGEVRNLAQHSAQAAKEIRSLIIDSQTRVSEGLELASKAGETMDEVTDEIIRITQLMRDISTATQEQHRGIEQVNVAFTQIDKVAQHNAQLVKASSATTQSLEQQSQQLMRSMALFQVEPRLS
- the nsrR gene encoding nitric oxide-sensing transcriptional repressor NsrR, with the translated sequence MQLTSFTDYGLRALIYMASLPSGKMTSISEVTEVYGVSRNHMVKIINQLSRAGLVMAVRGKNGGIRLGKPAETIRIGDVVRELEPLTLVNCNHDFCHITPACRLKQVLQQAVQNFLHELDQYTLADMVKENPPLYKLLLVE
- a CDS encoding sensor domain-containing diguanylate cyclase; this translates as MNNQSVDVDLITRFDNEAKLHALNSVYAIAEFDLAGKLIEANPLFCKILGYKKEDIIQKNHTFFLPEGLHQKNDHFWRDVVKGNINAGEFQRKTQKGDIIWLHAAYTPIIDDKGRRIGIIKLATDITQEKLLVSEHRARLDAIENAQGVIEFDKDGYITHINKHYLVLTGYEEKEILGQHHRLLCNPSDTEQADYQTFWETLHRGHPISGRFHRLGKDSHSYWIQATYSPIMDSDGNVRKIIKYAHNITQSVETEKKAHQQGIILDILLSVHDSFLLDHNLPSACDKVFERLLDVTNSSFGFIATLQEDEDGESLYIPAISNLAWDEETLTWYRLQRRTHGGLRLRKLDNLFGHVVTHNTVVCTNNLLRQKAGRDLPPIHPALYSLLGIPITHNGKAIGMIALANRREGYDQTMIELLAPLVKTLGIIIHARSLEDERTQIEASLRFNAGHDFLTGLPNRSSFFEQANAFFLHKQQDQQTDKSCLAIIDIDFFKNINDKYGHLAGDAVLKELAMLMRMSLRQEDLVARLGGEEFIILLKDVSYQTAMMTIERIRKSIEQHTLEYDRQSLHFTISAGITAYQPELASVEEWIQLADENLYSAKRQGRNCVK
- the rnr gene encoding ribonuclease R, with the protein product MSQDPFLEREAEKYESPIPSREYILAHIAKRDTPISREELAADLQLTGEEPLEALRRRLRAMERDGQLIFTRRQCYALPEKLDLLRGTVIGHRDGFGFLRVEGRKDDLYLSAEEMKRAIHGDVVLAQPLGADRKGRREGRIVRVLEPRTGQIVGRYFVDAGVGFVVPDDSRLSFDILIPKEEINGARMGFVVVVELTQRATRRTKAVGKIVEILGDNMGTGLAVDIALRTHDIPHTWPPKVEEQVKDLSEEVPEAAKKGRVDLRKLPLVTIDGEDARDFDDAVYCEPKRGGGWRLWVAIADVSYYVRPNTALDHEARARGTSVYFPSQVVPMLPEVLSNGLCSLNPQVDRLCMVCEMTVSAQGKLSSYKFYEAVMSSHARLTYTKVWNILQGDAELREHYKPLVGGLEELHHMYKALEHAREVRGGIAFETEEAKFIFNAERRIDRVEAVVRNDAHKLIEECMILANISAARFVEKNEEPALFRVHDQPSEDHVLALRSVLGELGLTLKGGMKPQPKDYAELMNEVAERPDREMLQTMLLRSMKQAVYDPENRGHFGLALTSYGHFTSPIRRYPDLSLHRAIKYLLSDRHERWTSTGGWHSDINEMLQLGMHCSMTERRADEATRDVADWLKCDFMQDHVGEVFTGIIASVTGFGFFVRLKDLFIDGLVHVSTLDNDYYRYDNIGQRLIGESRGQVYRLGDEVEIRVEAVHMDERNIDFALISSTRKVRGEGKTARDRTKKPESREAKPARRRRSASKSPANFEPDAAFRKEGDRNANSDKPKAKPKKNRDKTKKNAEKTRKIAAATKAKRAKKKSEE
- the rlmB gene encoding 23S rRNA (guanosine(2251)-2'-O)-methyltransferase RlmB — encoded protein: MSEIIYGIHAVKALLERDPQRFLEVFVLKGRDDRRLQSVIAELEAQGIVIQVANRQWLDKQAEDAVHQGIVAKVKEGRKYQENDLPAMLDNLETPFLLILDGVTDPHNLGACLRNADGAGVHAVIVPRDRSAQLNATVKKVACGAAETVPVISVTNLARTMRLLQERNIWIVGTAGEADHTLYQSKLTGPLALVMGAEGEGMRRLTREHCDELISIPMAGSVSSLNVSVATGVCLFEAVRQRV